One genomic segment of Ricinus communis isolate WT05 ecotype wild-type chromosome 5, ASM1957865v1, whole genome shotgun sequence includes these proteins:
- the LOC8284190 gene encoding autophagy-related protein 8C, with protein MAKSSFKLEHPLERRQAEAARIREKYPDRIPVIVEKAERSDIPDIDKKKYLVPADLTVGQFVYVVRKRIKLGAEKAIFVFVKNTLPPTAALLSAIYEENKDEDGFLYMTYSGENTFGLQE; from the exons ATGGCTAAAAGCTCCTTCAAACTTGAACAtcctttgg AGAGGAGGCAGGCAGAAGCTGCTCGCATCAGAGAGAAGTATCCTGATAGAATACCT GTCATTGTAGAAAAGGCTGAAAGAAGTGATATTCCTGATATTGATAAGAAGAA ATATCTTGTGCCAGCTGATTTGACTGTGGGGCAGTTTGTGTATGTTGTCCGGAAAAGGATTAAGCTTGGTGCTGAGAAGGCTATATTTGTGTTTGTGAAGAACACCTTGCCCCCAACTG CTGCATTGTTGTCTGCAATATATGAGGAAAATAAGGATGAAGATGGTTTTCTTTACATGACTTACAGTGGAGAGAATACCTTTGGACTCCAAGAGT